In Xanthocytophaga agilis, a genomic segment contains:
- a CDS encoding alkaline phosphatase family protein codes for MSKKYIAIVMLVFMANIAMAQKKKAVFVIIDGVSRDILDKVPTPYLHEIAKEGGLINANQGGELNSYTQTPTISAPGYTNVLTGVWFNKHNVPDNDIKAPNYHYPTIFRLFENQYPDKQTAVFSSWEDNRTKLIGEGLPQTNGIKLDYHFDGLELDTVKYPHDKQRKFMSDIDQAVTDEAARYIKEKGPDLSWVYLEFTDDMGHMYGDSEKYNDAVKAADKRIGQLWDAIKLRQKENKEEWVIIVTTDHGRDAKTGRNHGGQSERERASWIVTNAKPLNTYAKGSPVSVVDILPTLARFLDVSLSADELRELDGVPLVGKVSLVQPKAIKTAKALDVSWKPIDTEGKVKVWITTSNGYKETGKFDTYTLLGEVPVKDGKFAVDLSNVPASDFYKVVLEGKYNTVNRWITK; via the coding sequence ATGAGTAAGAAATATATCGCTATTGTTATGCTGGTCTTTATGGCCAATATAGCAATGGCGCAGAAGAAAAAGGCTGTATTTGTAATAATTGACGGTGTTTCCCGTGACATCCTGGATAAGGTGCCAACGCCTTATCTGCATGAGATTGCCAAAGAAGGAGGCTTGATCAATGCCAACCAAGGTGGTGAACTGAATAGTTACACGCAAACGCCTACTATCTCTGCACCCGGATACACCAATGTGTTAACCGGAGTGTGGTTCAACAAACACAATGTACCTGACAATGACATCAAGGCTCCTAACTATCACTATCCAACCATTTTCCGTTTATTTGAAAATCAGTATCCTGATAAACAAACCGCTGTGTTTTCAAGCTGGGAAGATAACCGGACCAAACTGATAGGAGAGGGATTACCTCAGACCAATGGTATCAAGCTAGACTATCACTTTGACGGTCTGGAGCTGGATACGGTAAAGTACCCACATGATAAACAGCGAAAGTTTATGTCTGATATTGATCAGGCTGTTACCGATGAGGCTGCCCGTTATATCAAAGAGAAAGGCCCCGATTTGTCATGGGTATATCTGGAGTTTACGGATGACATGGGACATATGTATGGTGACAGTGAAAAATACAATGATGCCGTAAAAGCTGCTGATAAACGCATTGGCCAACTCTGGGATGCTATCAAACTCAGACAAAAGGAGAATAAAGAAGAATGGGTAATCATTGTGACTACCGATCATGGACGTGACGCCAAAACCGGAAGAAACCACGGCGGTCAATCTGAACGGGAACGTGCTTCCTGGATTGTAACCAATGCAAAGCCATTGAACACCTATGCAAAAGGATCACCTGTAAGTGTAGTGGATATTCTTCCCACTCTTGCCCGTTTTCTGGATGTATCCTTGTCTGCTGACGAACTTCGTGAACTGGATGGTGTACCTCTGGTAGGTAAAGTATCGCTGGTTCAGCCTAAAGCCATTAAAACTGCTAAAGCGCTGGACGTAAGTTGGAAACCTATAGATACGGAAGGAAAAGTGAAAGTATGGATTACTACCAGCAATGGCTATAAAGAAACCGGAAAGTTTGACACCTATACACTCTTAGGTGAAGTACCAGTAAAAGATGGAAAATTTGCAGTAGATTTGAGCAATGTACCTGCTTCAGACTTTTACAAGGTAGTGCTGGAAGGCAAGTACAACACAGTAAATCGCTGGATCACTAAATAA
- a CDS encoding CBU_0592 family membrane protein, protein MYQTNLKLIFDILGWFGALLFLISYFLLISKRWTSTSYPFHLCNILGGILVGVSAIYDISYPSAFINITWTLIALYGLYQDQIKNSSSRFWK, encoded by the coding sequence ATGTACCAGACCAACCTCAAACTTATCTTTGATATACTCGGTTGGTTTGGTGCATTACTTTTTCTGATCTCCTATTTTTTACTCATTAGTAAGAGATGGACCTCTACTTCTTATCCTTTTCATCTCTGCAATATTCTGGGTGGTATTTTGGTTGGCGTAAGCGCTATCTATGACATCTCATATCCTTCTGCATTTATTAACATCACCTGGACCCTGATCGCTTTGTATGGTTTATATCAGGATCAGATCAAAAACAGTAGCAGTCGTTTCTGGAAATAA
- a CDS encoding TonB-dependent receptor, with protein sequence MSKTNHYPFYCKVIASLLIVILTSIITLQAQTGKGTITGTIRSGKGEPLSGINVGLEGTALGEATDTQGKFTIRNVEEGSYTLVASGVGYTASKQNVTVQAGKTTRLSLQIDESTHQLNEIVVTETNAFARKETEYVARMPLKNMENPQVYTVVTKDIMKEQVVTERTDIYLNVPGAVPNFLAGGSQGMSMRGFASTVGMRNGMVTSAVVPLNPIILQRLEVLKGPTGTLFGGNRNVTFGGVYNYVTKQPFEEFAGEVSYTTGSFNLSRITADVNTPLTKDKAVLFRLNAGWQSEGSFQDQGYSKNYTFAPSFSYQASKRLKFLVDMDFTRGTFTTTAISIGSLSRVTARSFKDLPLQYDRSYINDGIDINNGINNIQARIEYKISDQWTSQTNYLYSEGFYKNFLWTTLSMQTDSTFLRTVRNQKPETFGNTQFQQNFIGDFMIGSFRNRIVAGFDYNNNYNKLNRVTLTYDTVNVNRPLPNINADKLDELAYKRGFTSTATQTNSYGLYASDVFSISSRLMIMLSLRVDRFSTDGTYTVATDQRSGAYKQTSLSPKLGIVYQPVKDRVAVFANYMNGFNNLAPVLQPDSTLLILKPQYGNQFEGGVKLDMVQNRLNATISYYNISVTNSTRTGDVNGRTFMYQDGTQRSKGVEVEVIANPVNGLNIIAGYAYNENEYTKSVASLEGKSLVASPKHVGNIWASYHMTKGAVQGLGLGIGANYVSDAWLEATNTFKLPGYTLVNATLFYDQPRYRLAIKANNLLDQQYWNSNGTPQKPFNILANVAFRF encoded by the coding sequence ATGAGCAAAACAAACCACTACCCATTTTATTGTAAAGTAATAGCCAGTCTTTTAATTGTAATTCTGACAAGCATTATCACCCTTCAGGCTCAGACTGGAAAGGGTACTATTACAGGTACTATTCGATCTGGTAAAGGAGAGCCTTTATCTGGTATTAATGTCGGATTGGAAGGAACTGCACTTGGTGAAGCTACTGATACACAAGGCAAGTTCACAATCCGGAATGTTGAAGAAGGCAGTTATACTCTTGTTGCTTCTGGTGTTGGCTACACGGCCAGTAAACAAAATGTAACAGTGCAGGCTGGCAAAACAACCCGGTTAAGCTTACAGATTGATGAAAGCACTCATCAGTTAAATGAGATTGTCGTTACTGAAACCAATGCCTTTGCGAGAAAAGAGACAGAATATGTAGCTCGGATGCCTTTAAAGAATATGGAGAATCCTCAGGTATATACTGTAGTAACCAAAGACATTATGAAAGAACAGGTAGTTACTGAACGAACTGACATTTACCTGAATGTTCCCGGTGCAGTTCCTAACTTCCTGGCTGGTGGTTCTCAAGGCATGAGTATGAGAGGCTTCGCCTCTACTGTTGGTATGCGTAATGGTATGGTAACCAGTGCCGTTGTTCCTCTCAACCCCATTATTCTTCAACGTCTGGAAGTTCTCAAAGGACCAACAGGAACATTATTTGGCGGAAATCGCAATGTAACCTTTGGAGGTGTCTACAATTATGTTACTAAACAACCTTTTGAAGAGTTTGCAGGTGAGGTAAGCTATACAACAGGTAGCTTTAACCTTTCCCGTATAACAGCAGACGTTAATACTCCTCTTACCAAAGACAAAGCAGTTCTGTTTCGTTTAAATGCTGGCTGGCAATCAGAAGGATCTTTTCAGGATCAGGGGTATTCTAAAAACTATACGTTTGCTCCCAGCTTTTCATACCAGGCCAGCAAGCGGTTAAAGTTTCTGGTAGATATGGATTTTACAAGAGGAACATTTACCACCACTGCTATTTCTATTGGATCTTTGAGCAGAGTTACTGCCAGAAGCTTTAAAGACCTGCCTCTTCAATATGACCGGTCTTATATTAACGATGGCATTGATATCAACAATGGAATCAATAATATCCAGGCTCGTATAGAGTATAAGATAAGTGACCAATGGACATCCCAGACCAATTATCTGTATTCAGAAGGCTTCTATAAGAATTTCCTGTGGACTACATTAAGCATGCAGACTGACTCTACGTTTCTGCGTACAGTACGAAACCAAAAACCGGAAACGTTTGGGAATACACAGTTTCAGCAAAACTTCATAGGAGATTTTATGATAGGATCTTTCCGGAACCGGATTGTAGCTGGGTTTGATTATAACAACAACTACAATAAGTTAAACCGGGTAACCCTAACCTATGACACAGTAAATGTGAACCGACCATTACCTAATATCAATGCTGATAAACTGGATGAATTGGCTTATAAGAGAGGATTTACTAGTACGGCTACTCAGACAAACAGCTATGGTTTATATGCATCCGATGTATTTTCAATTTCTTCCCGACTTATGATCATGCTAAGTTTACGGGTAGACAGATTTTCCACAGATGGGACGTATACAGTCGCAACCGATCAACGCAGTGGAGCCTACAAACAAACGTCCTTATCTCCTAAGCTGGGTATTGTTTACCAGCCAGTAAAAGATCGGGTTGCTGTATTTGCAAACTATATGAATGGATTTAACAATCTCGCTCCTGTTTTACAACCCGACTCTACCTTACTAATTCTCAAGCCTCAGTATGGAAATCAGTTTGAAGGAGGGGTAAAGCTGGATATGGTACAGAACAGACTGAATGCAACAATTAGTTACTATAACATCAGCGTAACAAACTCCACCCGTACCGGAGATGTCAATGGCAGAACGTTTATGTATCAGGATGGCACACAAAGAAGCAAAGGAGTGGAAGTAGAAGTGATTGCCAATCCGGTGAATGGCCTGAACATTATTGCCGGATATGCCTATAATGAAAATGAATATACCAAGTCGGTTGCTTCTCTGGAAGGAAAGTCATTAGTAGCAAGTCCTAAACATGTTGGTAACATATGGGCAAGCTACCATATGACAAAAGGCGCTGTGCAAGGACTAGGATTAGGTATTGGGGCTAACTATGTAAGTGATGCCTGGCTGGAAGCTACCAATACATTTAAACTTCCTGGCTATACACTTGTTAATGCAACGCTTTTTTATGACCAACCCAGATATCGTCTGGCTATCAAAGCAAACAACCTACTGGATCAACAATACTGGAACTCAAACGGTACACCTCAGAAACCGTTTAATATTCTGGCGAATGTTGCCTTCCGATTCTGA
- a CDS encoding RagB/SusD family nutrient uptake outer membrane protein, with protein sequence MKRIHTYIVGMGLAALSFSACNNDFLDRQPSTSIGSDNFFNGEQDLKLYINNMYNFPGWGIYNDDQSTDNAATTGATEIKLVMGGNPTASAFPNGWNWEQLRSVNYFLANFRKAPLSEDVLNHYEGLARFFRAQFYVNKVKRYSDVPWYDQVINTNDTELLMKERDPRSLVVEKIMEDYAFAAEHVNETSESGAVNRWIVKAYQAKFALYEGTYRRYHSELALESTASQFLQLAADVSKNIMDGGKFRLYTTGSPTQDYMNLFVQQNLNGNPEVLLATYSENGIRNSGWNETVFGNYEVSPTKDLLQDYLMADGSYYTNQPGYTTFPFVKEFENRDPRLSQTYAYPGFNLLNVDTYSQGGGLYVQQLAKNFTGYHQIKGFVNDPSTVVQNNLDIPVLRYAEILLTYAEAKAELGTLTQGDLDQSINLLRNRVGMPQLSLTPAVDPVQDAKYPNTSTAQRPVLLEIRRERRIEMALEGYRYDDLMRWNAGKLLEKEQEGIYFSGLGKHDLTGDGVPDIILLNNNESIPAVKEKNTLGKDFIYYRTGSIGQDAGVFLKNGTSGTVQTSTDNGTFQEPKSYYRPVPQNQVLLNPNLKQIFGW encoded by the coding sequence ATGAAACGAATACATACATATATAGTAGGGATGGGTTTAGCAGCACTTAGCTTCTCTGCCTGTAACAATGATTTTCTGGACCGTCAACCCTCAACTTCCATTGGTAGTGATAATTTCTTCAATGGAGAGCAGGATCTTAAGTTGTATATCAATAACATGTACAATTTTCCTGGTTGGGGCATCTATAATGATGACCAATCCACTGACAATGCAGCTACAACAGGAGCAACTGAGATTAAACTGGTGATGGGTGGTAACCCTACTGCATCTGCATTTCCAAATGGCTGGAATTGGGAACAGCTTCGAAGTGTAAACTATTTTCTGGCAAATTTTAGAAAAGCCCCCTTGTCAGAGGATGTCCTGAATCATTATGAAGGATTAGCTCGCTTTTTCAGAGCTCAATTTTATGTAAATAAAGTAAAGCGGTATTCTGACGTTCCCTGGTATGATCAGGTGATCAACACCAATGATACCGAACTACTGATGAAGGAACGAGACCCTCGTTCTCTGGTCGTAGAGAAGATTATGGAAGACTATGCATTTGCTGCAGAACATGTAAATGAAACTTCAGAGTCAGGTGCTGTTAATCGCTGGATTGTGAAAGCCTATCAGGCAAAGTTTGCCTTGTATGAAGGTACATACCGAAGATACCATTCCGAGTTAGCCCTAGAAAGCACTGCATCACAGTTCCTGCAACTGGCAGCCGATGTATCTAAAAATATTATGGATGGAGGTAAGTTTAGACTCTACACAACCGGAAGCCCGACACAGGATTACATGAATCTGTTTGTTCAGCAAAACCTGAATGGCAATCCTGAAGTACTACTGGCTACCTATAGTGAGAATGGCATCCGTAATAGTGGCTGGAATGAGACTGTATTTGGAAATTATGAAGTGTCTCCTACCAAAGATCTGTTACAGGATTATCTCATGGCAGATGGATCGTATTATACTAACCAGCCAGGATATACTACATTTCCGTTTGTCAAAGAATTTGAAAATCGTGACCCACGGTTAAGTCAGACGTATGCGTATCCTGGTTTTAACCTCTTAAACGTAGATACCTACTCGCAGGGAGGTGGTTTGTATGTACAGCAACTGGCTAAAAACTTCACAGGATATCATCAGATCAAAGGATTTGTGAATGATCCAAGTACTGTGGTACAAAACAATCTGGATATTCCGGTATTGCGTTATGCTGAAATACTATTAACCTATGCAGAAGCAAAAGCTGAACTAGGTACCCTGACACAGGGTGATCTGGATCAAAGTATCAATCTGCTACGCAACCGTGTAGGTATGCCTCAACTTTCCCTTACTCCGGCTGTTGATCCGGTACAGGATGCAAAGTATCCGAACACAAGTACAGCACAGCGACCTGTTTTGTTGGAAATCCGTAGAGAACGTCGTATCGAAATGGCACTGGAAGGTTATCGTTACGATGATTTGATGCGTTGGAATGCAGGAAAACTTCTGGAAAAAGAACAGGAAGGAATCTATTTTTCTGGCCTGGGCAAACACGACCTCACAGGCGATGGTGTTCCGGATATTATTTTGCTGAACAACAATGAATCAATTCCTGCTGTAAAAGAAAAGAATACATTAGGGAAAGATTTCATCTATTACCGGACTGGATCTATCGGACAGGATGCTGGGGTCTTCCTAAAGAATGGTACGTCCGGAACTGTTCAAACTTCCACCGATAATGGTACATTTCAGGAGCCAAAGTCTTACTATCGTCCGGTTCCCCAGAATCAGGTATTGCTTAATCCTAATCTGAAGCAGATCTTTGGCTGGTAA